The Parcubacteria group bacterium ADurb.Bin159 genomic sequence CCTAAAAGTTATCTTTCCGGAGAACCAGCCGTGGAAAGGGCAAAAAAATTAAATTTTGACCCTTATCTACAAATTCAAGAGAGAATTAAAGCTTTAGAGAAAGAAGGCCATTCTACTGATAAAATAGAATTGATTATTATCGGCGGTACTTGGTCGGCTCTCCCCTCCTCTTATCAAAAAGAATTTATAAAACAATGTTTCAAGGGAGCAAATGAATGCGATAAAAAATCAAAAGCAGAAAAAAAATCAAATAAATCTTTATTAGAAGTACAAAAAATTAATGAAAAGGCGAGACACAGAATTATTGGTTTAACATTAGAGACAAGACCGGATTATATTACTCTCAAAGAAATAGAAAAAATGCGTATTTATGGCTGTACTCGTGTAGAATTGGGCGTTCAATCAATTGAAGATAGAATACTTAAAATTAATCATCGTGGTCATAATGTGGAAACCACTATCAAAGCAACAAAACTCTTAAAGGATGCGGGGTTTAAGATTTGTTATCATATTATGCCAGGCCTTTTAGGTTCAAACCCAAAATTAGATTTAAAACAATTCAAAACTTTATTTGAAGATGAAAGATTTAGGCCGGATATGCTTAAAATTTATCCTTGTGTTATTACTAAGGGCTCCAAACTGTACACTCTTTTTTTAAATGGCCAATATCGTTCCTATACAGATAAAACACTAATAAAACTATTAGTGGAAATGAAAAAAAGTATTCCTCCTTATGTGAGATTACTTCGTCTAATTAGAGACATTCCCTCTAACTCTATTATCAGTGGAATAAAAATTTCTAATCTTAGAGAGGTTGTTCAAAAAAAAATGAATGAAAAAGGTTATAAATGCCAATGTATCCGCTGTCGAGAAATCAAAACATTACCCTTAAATTTTAAAAACATTAAATTAGTCAGAAGAGATTATGATGCTTCTTTGGGTAAAGAAGTTTTTCTTTCTTTTGAAGACCTAAAGCAAGATAAATTATTAGCCTTTTTGCGTTTGCGTTTGCCCCAAAATCCAGAATATCCTTCTTCACTATCAAAATCCCTTAATGGAGCAGCTTTAATTCGAGAAATTCACACTTATGGGGAATTAACCCCTTTAGGGAAAAAAATTGGAGCTATTCAGCATTATAGTTTAGGGAAAAAATTGATTAAAAAGGCAGAAGAAATTGCTCAGCAAGCTAATTATAAAAAAATAGCCGTTATTTCCGGCATTGGGGTAAGAGATTATTGGCGAAAAAATGGCTATCACTTATCTGAAACATATATGATAAAAAAACTAAAATATTAAATCCAAAATTCTATATTTTAAATTCAAAATTCTTTTTAACCAAAATTAATCAAAATCATGCCAAATTTGAAAAATTGCCCGAAAATCCGCATCAACTTCCCAAAAGGGGACAGTCCCCTTTTTCCGACCTCTGCAAACCCGCATCAATAAAGGCTTATCTCCTCAAAAAATCAAATTTGACACTTTTTCTACCAATTTTAAAATAATAAAAATAAATAATAAAAATAAATTAAATTTTATATTCTAAATTCCAAATTTTGATCAAAATCGTGCCATTTTTGAAAAATCGCCCGCAAACCCGCATCAATAAAGGCTTCTCAGCGGTCGGTTTTTGGGGTCTAACCCCAAAAAATATTTATTTTATTGTTGGTGTTAAAAGCACATCTTTAAGATTTTTGAAATCTTCCAGAATAATGCCAATTCCTCTAATAACCGAAGTAAGAGGGTCATCAGCAATATGAACAGGCATATTTATTTCTTCTTGAATTAATTTATCAAACCCAGGGATTAAAGCCAATCCTCCATTTAAACTAATTCCTCTTTTATAAATATCGGCTACTAACTCGGCAGGAGTGGCATCAATAGTATCTTTTATTGCCTCAACTATAGTTTTTAGAACATCAATTGTTGCTTTTCTTACATCTTCATCAGTTAGGTCAATCTCTTTTGGTAAACTCGTAGAAAGATCTTTGCCTTTAATTTTCATTCTTTGGGGTCTTAAAGGCCAAGCTGAAATAAGTTTAATTTTTGTTTCTTCTGCTGTTTGCCATCCTAATTTTATACTGAATTTATCTCGAACATAATTTATAATACAGTCATTAAGTGTTTCTCCTCCTAATTTTAATGATTTAGAAGAAACAATTCCATTAAGCGAAATAACAGCAATTTCTACTAATCCTCCACCCATTTCCCCAATTAAATTACCAATTGGTTCAGAAACAGGAAGTTTATTGCCGATAGCCGCTGCCATAGGACGTTCTACTAAGAACGTCTTTTTACTTCCCACCTGCGCTGATATATCTTCTAATGATTTTCTTTCCACTTCTGTTACATCTAAAGGAATGGCGGCAATAATTTTGGGCCGTCCTCCCCTGATATTTATTTTTTCAAAAATAAGGCGAAGCATTTGTTCAGCCACTTCAAAATCGGAAATAATTCCGTGTTCCACTGGCCTAACAACCCTAATATGTTGGGGGGTTTTCCCTAACATTCGTAAGGATTGTTCGCCAAAACAAATTACCTCTTGAGTTCTCATATTAAAGGCAATAATTGATGGCTCATTAACCACTAATCCCATCCCTCTAACATAAACTCTGATATTCGTTGTTCCTAAATCAAGACCAATTTCTTTAGAAAATAAATTTCTCATAATTTAATTTTTAAATTATTTAATAATAAATATTTTTAATTTTTTAATCACCTCCTTAACTAAATTGAGATAATTTGAATTAGGCGCATAAAGAGTGCATAATGTTTCTCCTTTTTTGACCTTTTCTCCTATTGTTTTATCTAAATAAACTCCGGCTTGCGTTCTAAAAGGTGCGCCTAAAATACGGCACAATTCTACTAAATCTTTATTATTAATATCAATAATTTTACCTGTTTTTGTAGAAAGAAAATTACATTTATAATTAGATAAATTTATTTTATCAGAAGTAATATTCGGATCTCCGCCTTGGGCTTTAATAATTTCTCGTATTTTTAAAAGAGCTTTGCCGTTTTTTAGAGAATTAAGGGCTAATGCTCTCCCCTCCCCTTTTCTTGCCCGGCCAATAAGCTCTAAAAGTTCTCCTGATAATTCTACTGCCTTTTTTTCTAAATCCTTAGGACGATTCTCTTTCTGCTCCAGCACTCTTAAAATATCTCTTGCTTCAAGTACAGGCCCTATTCCTCGGCCAATTGGACCTTTCGCTCGATGAATTACTACTTTGGTTTTAATTTTGAATCTCTGGGCTAAATTTTCAAAAAGTTCTTTAATTTCTTCCGCTTTTTTGTAGGTAGTAATTTTTGTTGTTTTCCCCACTGGAATATCTAAAACAAGATATTTCACGCCCATCGCTACTTTTTTGGCCATAATACTTACTACCATTTTTGAATAGGGCTCAATCCCTAAACGATAACACACTTTAATAATTCTATCATCAGCAGGAGCGATTTTTTCTCCCCCCCAAACCAAACAGGCATTATATTTTTTAACCAAATTATAAATTTCTTTAGCTTTAAAAGTAACTGGCGCTAAAACCTCAAAAGTGTCAGCTGTCCCAGCGGCTGAGGTAATTGCCCGAGATGATGTTTTGGGAATACAAATATTAAAACTTCCGATAATTCCCACGATAATTGGGGTAATGCGATTTCCGGGTAATCCTCCAATAGAATGTTTATCAGCAACTTTACGGCCAAAATTAAATGTCGGGCCAGTTAAAGCCATTGCTTTGGTTAAATAATATATTTCTTTCTGAGAAAAATTTTTATGAGCAAAAGCGCTGGCAATAAAAAAAGCGATTTCAACTTCGTCCAATCTATATTCAACTATATCAGAAACAATAGAATATATTTCTTTATAGGTAAGACGTTCTCCTAATAATTTTTTTCTAATCGCCTTCAAAGAAACAGGGTGTCTAGCTATTTCTAATTCTATAAGCTCACCATTTTTAATCTTATAATGAGAAAAAACATCTTGGAAAAAACCTATCTCTCCGGGTTTAACCAAAGAAGAAGTTAAATCAATTATTATATCAGTTGATTTATTTTTCCAATTTAAAACAAGCTCGTCTCCTGCTTTAAGGTCAAAACGATGGCCATCTACTTCATTGATTACAGCAATCCAAGAATTGCCTGTTTTAATATCTAATTGTTTTGCTTTTAAAAAAAACATAAAAAATATATCAGATCTAAGATTTAGAATTTTATTTTTTGAAGTGTTCTAATGCTATGAATAGCTCGTGATGATTTTTAGCATATTTTTTAAGAGGTATATTTTGACAGGTTGCTTCTACTGCTTGATATACAGCTTTGGCTCCGGCTAAAGTTCCTTCCGGGTGGCCGTGAACACCTCCTCCAAAATTCATTATTATATCTCTGCCTAAAATTTTCATTAATTTTGGCACTAATTCCGGATGTAAACCGCCAGAAGCAATAGGTAAAACAGGCTTTAGCCCAGCCCAAGGAGAAGTTAAAAAATTATTTATTTTTAAAACATCTTCCTCTCCTCCTTCCATTTTACCAATAATTGTGCCGGTATGCAACTGGTCAACTCCGGCTAAACGCAACAATTTAGCCAAAACCAGCATAGAAATGCCGTGTTTTTTGTTTCTAGTCATTACTGAATGCATTGCCCGATGAGCATGAATGATTAATCCCAAATTTTGTTTGCGTAAAGTTTGTAAAGCGGCAAATCCCGCGGTTATTACATCAACCATTATTGCTCTACCCCCCATTTTTTTAACCAATTTAGCCCGTTTTATCATTTCTTCTGTCTCTGCAGTGATATTAAAAACGCATATTTTAATTCGGCCTGTTTCTTTTTCGGCTCTTCTCTGCGCTTTTAGACAATATTCTACCCTTTTTTCAAAACGATTAAAATTTTGGTTAGTTAAATTTTCGTCATCTTTTACCAAATCTACTCCACCTATAAAACAAAGATAAGTTAAATTAGCCTGTTCTTTAGGATTAAGTCCTAATTTTGGTTTCATAATTAAACCAATAAGAGGACGATTTTGGGTTACCTTGAAAATTTTTTTAATATTATCTTTGCCTATTTGCGGTCCGGGAAAACTTTGAATATAAGAAGAAGGAAAATCAACATCTATAAGCCGTAAATTTTTAACCAACTTCATGCTGAAAATATTCCCCGCTGAATTAGAAAGAAATTGAGGGATGCTCCCCTTTTCAAATAAAGCCAGAGGATAAGCAATTTTTATTATTTTTGTTTTAGGATTAATTTCAAAAACTATAGCTTTTAATTTTTTTTGGATATTTTGGCTTAAAGTATTAAGTTCCGTCCAAGTGCCAATAGACGATTCTGCAGCTATGGATTCTGCCGCTTGTTTTAAAGATACTTTGTTTGGTTCTAAAAAAAGAGTGCTAATTAAATACTTTTTAAGATCGGGTTTAAACATAAATATGTTAAATGTTTAATATCAAAACCTTAAATTTTATTTCATATAAATGGGTATAATTTTTTAGCGTATTTTTGCGCTTGTTCTGGTTTAATAATCCCTATTTCGCAAATTATACCCTTAATATAGGAAGCAGGGATTTTATCAAAAGCAAAATTAATAATTTTTAATTTTTTTGGCGCTTTAGCCCATATTTCTTTTGCTGAACGTTTTTCTATTTTAATCCAAGATTTAGGATAAAATTTCAAAAGCGGCGCGGCAATATATAAAGGAACATTTTCTTCTTTGGCTGATGAACCAATACCAAAACTGCCAATTTTATTGATAACTGAGCCATCAGACAAAATAGCATCAGCTCCTAATATAATTTTATTCATTGTTAAACTTTTCCCAGAATAAGACGATATTAAAAAAGCGGCCGAAGAATCAGTAACCATAGTTACAGGTATTTTTGCTTTTAATAATTTTTTAGCGGTGATATGTCCCTGGAACAATGGTCTTGTTTCCGTATTAAAAACTTTGAAATTTTTGCCTGCTTTTTTGGCTTGAATTAATATCTGCTCTACTAAGTAAGAATGACAATGAGTTAAAATATTTTCATTATTTTTTATCTCTGTTTTCCCTAAAGCAATAATGTTTAAAGAAATGTCCTCTATTAATATTAAAAAATCATTAGCTGCCTTTTTGAGATAATTTTTAGCCTGAATTACATTTTGCGGTTTTTCTTTTTTTATAGTTTCTAAAACAAACTTTAAACCATTTTGCGCCATTGGTTCAGTAGGACGAGCTGAGGAAAGATATTTACTGGCAGATTTAATTTCTTCTTTCCATTTTAATAAATTATTAATTTTAATATTTAGCCCGTAATTTTTAAGAGCTATTACCGAATTTTTAGCCACAGCAGTAGCTCCCTGAATCTCAAGATTTTTAATTTTTCGATAAGTTTGTTTTAATTTATTTTTTGGATTGTCCATAAATAGATTTTGAGGAAGGTTTTATAGTTTTCCATTCAATATCTCTGTCCTTACCCTCAAATTCTAACCACTCTCCTTCTTCAGAAACAACATACCATTTTTTTTCTGCTGTTGACCAAACCATAGGGTTTCCCTGAAAATATGGTTTACGAACTATTTCTTTTGGTTTTAATCTGTCTAGCTCCAGCCATTTTTTAAAAACTGTTTCAATACTGTAATCAAGATTTCGTGATTTAGCCCAATAAGCCACCTTATCAATTGCTTTTTTTGCTTTTTTTACTGAACCGGCTAATTCTAAAAGCTCTTTAGCTGGTCGAGTAAAACGGGAGTAAATAATTTTTTTCTTACGGGCATTTTCTTTAATTTCATCTAACGTTAAACCTTTAGTATAAAAATAATGATTAACAATTTTTTGAATATCCGTTTCTTGGTGGTTTTTTTTATTATTTTTTAATGATTTTTTCTCTTTGGGCATAAATCTAAAATTTGAAACATGGATTTGGCTGCGGGGTCAGGATTCGAACCTGAATTAATGGCTCCAAGGGCCACTGTCCTACCATTAGACGACCCCGCAATATATCTAAGAATACAGGAAATTTAGATTTTGTCCATAATAAAATTTAAAATTGATTTTTAATTAAATTTTGTTAAAATATTATAAATTAGTATATTTATGATATTAAAAGCCAATCTACATTTACATACAGCTGACGGAAAGAAAGAACGTCGGGAA encodes the following:
- a CDS encoding coproporphyrinogen III oxidase, with translation MDPKILKRELKRKKILNEKDIVDLQRKIAKKYKIFLPNKIDILTAAKELNIKTNFKKKPIRSLSGVAIVAVLTKNFPCPGKCIYCPNEKNLPKSYLSGEPAVERAKKLNFDPYLQIQERIKALEKEGHSTDKIELIIIGGTWSALPSSYQKEFIKQCFKGANECDKKSKAEKKSNKSLLEVQKINEKARHRIIGLTLETRPDYITLKEIEKMRIYGCTRVELGVQSIEDRILKINHRGHNVETTIKATKLLKDAGFKICYHIMPGLLGSNPKLDLKQFKTLFEDERFRPDMLKIYPCVITKGSKLYTLFLNGQYRSYTDKTLIKLLVEMKKSIPPYVRLLRLIRDIPSNSIISGIKISNLREVVQKKMNEKGYKCQCIRCREIKTLPLNFKNIKLVRRDYDASLGKEVFLSFEDLKQDKLLAFLRLRLPQNPEYPSSLSKSLNGAALIREIHTYGELTPLGKKIGAIQHYSLGKKLIKKAEEIAQQANYKKIAVISGIGVRDYWRKNGYHLSETYMIKKLKY
- the mreB_1 gene encoding Rod shape-determining protein MreB — its product is MRNLFSKEIGLDLGTTNIRVYVRGMGLVVNEPSIIAFNMRTQEVICFGEQSLRMLGKTPQHIRVVRPVEHGIISDFEVAEQMLRLIFEKINIRGGRPKIIAAIPLDVTEVERKSLEDISAQVGSKKTFLVERPMAAAIGNKLPVSEPIGNLIGEMGGGLVEIAVISLNGIVSSKSLKLGGETLNDCIINYVRDKFSIKLGWQTAEETKIKLISAWPLRPQRMKIKGKDLSTSLPKEIDLTDEDVRKATIDVLKTIVEAIKDTIDATPAELVADIYKRGISLNGGLALIPGFDKLIQEEINMPVHIADDPLTSVIRGIGIILEDFKNLKDVLLTPTIK
- the pdp gene encoding Pyrimidine-nucleoside phosphorylase, which translates into the protein MFFLKAKQLDIKTGNSWIAVINEVDGHRFDLKAGDELVLNWKNKSTDIIIDLTSSLVKPGEIGFFQDVFSHYKIKNGELIELEIARHPVSLKAIRKKLLGERLTYKEIYSIVSDIVEYRLDEVEIAFFIASAFAHKNFSQKEIYYLTKAMALTGPTFNFGRKVADKHSIGGLPGNRITPIIVGIIGSFNICIPKTSSRAITSAAGTADTFEVLAPVTFKAKEIYNLVKKYNACLVWGGEKIAPADDRIIKVCYRLGIEPYSKMVVSIMAKKVAMGVKYLVLDIPVGKTTKITTYKKAEEIKELFENLAQRFKIKTKVVIHRAKGPIGRGIGPVLEARDILRVLEQKENRPKDLEKKAVELSGELLELIGRARKGEGRALALNSLKNGKALLKIREIIKAQGGDPNITSDKINLSNYKCNFLSTKTGKIIDINNKDLVELCRILGAPFRTQAGVYLDKTIGEKVKKGETLCTLYAPNSNYLNLVKEVIKKLKIFIIK
- the cbbL gene encoding Ribulose bisphosphate carboxylase large chain; translation: MFKPDLKKYLISTLFLEPNKVSLKQAAESIAAESSIGTWTELNTLSQNIQKKLKAIVFEINPKTKIIKIAYPLALFEKGSIPQFLSNSAGNIFSMKLVKNLRLIDVDFPSSYIQSFPGPQIGKDNIKKIFKVTQNRPLIGLIMKPKLGLNPKEQANLTYLCFIGGVDLVKDDENLTNQNFNRFEKRVEYCLKAQRRAEKETGRIKICVFNITAETEEMIKRAKLVKKMGGRAIMVDVITAGFAALQTLRKQNLGLIIHAHRAMHSVMTRNKKHGISMLVLAKLLRLAGVDQLHTGTIIGKMEGGEEDVLKINNFLTSPWAGLKPVLPIASGGLHPELVPKLMKILGRDIIMNFGGGVHGHPEGTLAGAKAVYQAVEATCQNIPLKKYAKNHHELFIALEHFKK
- the mtnA gene encoding Methylthioribose-1-phosphate isomerase, encoding MDNPKNKLKQTYRKIKNLEIQGATAVAKNSVIALKNYGLNIKINNLLKWKEEIKSASKYLSSARPTEPMAQNGLKFVLETIKKEKPQNVIQAKNYLKKAANDFLILIEDISLNIIALGKTEIKNNENILTHCHSYLVEQILIQAKKAGKNFKVFNTETRPLFQGHITAKKLLKAKIPVTMVTDSSAAFLISSYSGKSLTMNKIILGADAILSDGSVINKIGSFGIGSSAKEENVPLYIAAPLLKFYPKSWIKIEKRSAKEIWAKAPKKLKIINFAFDKIPASYIKGIICEIGIIKPEQAQKYAKKLYPFI